CCGAGCCCCTTGACCGGAGGCGCGGCCGGAGCCTCGGCCGCCTCGCCTGCGGCGGTGTCGGCGGCGGGCGCCGATTCGGCCTTGGCGCCGGGCGCCTTGGCGGCGCCCTTCATCGCGAGACCCTTCCCGCCCGGTGCCTTGGCCGGGCCCTTCATGGCCAGGCCCTTGACAGGCGCGGCCTCGGACGCGGTCGACGCCTCCGCGGGCGACTCGGCGGGCTGCTCGGAGGTCTTGGCACCGGGTGCCTTCGCCCCGCCCTTCATGCCCAGACCGCCGCCGGGCGCCTTGGCGCCGCCCTTCATGCCCAGACCCTTGGCCGGTGCGGCCTCGCCGTCGGCCGCGGCTGCCTTGCCACCGGGTGCCTTGGCCGGGCCCTTCATGGCCAGACCGCCGCCACCGGGTGCCTTGCCGCCACCCTTCATCGCCAGGCCACCACCGGCCGGCGCGGCCTTCGCGGCCGGAGCCGCCGCCTCGGCGGCCGGTGCCTGCGCGACCGGCTCGGGTTCGGGTTCGGCCTCGGTCTTGGGTTCCTGGATGACGACCAGGTTCTCGCTGAGCTTGGCCGGCTCCACGCGTTCGATGGCGTCGAGCATCAGCTGAGCGACGTCGACGACCTCGACGCCTTCACCCTCGCCGTTCTCCTGCCGAGCCGTGACGCCGTCGTTGAGCATGACGCGGCAGAACGGGCAGCCGGTGGCGATCTTCGCCGGCGAGGTCGACAGCGCCTCGTCCACGCGGTCGATGTTGATCCGCTTGCCGAGCTGCTCTTCCATCCACATGCGGGCACCACCGGCGCCACAGCACATCGAGCGCTCGCCGTGGCGGGGCATCTCGACCAGGGTGGAGCCGGAGGCGGCCATCAGTTCGCGCGGGGCGTTGTAGACCTTGTTGTGCCGGCCCAGGTAGCAGGGGTCGTGGTAGGTGACGTTCTGCGACACCGGCGCGACCGGCACCAGCTTCTTCTGCCGCACCAGCCGGTTGAGCAGCTGGGTGTGGTGCACCACCTCGTAGGTGCCACCGACCTGCGGGTACTCGTTGTTGAGCGCGTTGAAGCAGTGCGCGCAGGTGACCACGATCTTCTTCTTGCGGTCCTCGACGCCCTCGAACACCGTGTTCAGCAGTTCGATGTTCTGCTGGGCCAGCTGCTGGAACAGGAATTCGTTACCCGCCCGGCGCGCTGAGTCACCGGTGCAGGTCTCCTCCTGGCCGAGCACCATGAACTTCACCCCGGCGGCGGCCAGCAGTTCGGCCACGGCCTTGGTGGTCTTCTTGGCGCGGTCCTCGTAGGCGCCGGCGCAGCCGACCCAGAACAGATATTCGTAGCCGTCGAAGGAATCGGCGTCCCGGCCGTAGACGGGGATGTCGAAGTCGACCTCGTTGATCCAGTTCAGCCGGTCCTTGGCGTTCTGGCCCCAGGGGTTGCCCTTGTTCTCGAGGTTCTTGAACAGACCAGCCAGCTCGGAGGGGAACTCCGATTCGATCAGCACCTGGTAGCGGCGCATGTCGATGATGTGATCGACGTGCTCGATATCGACCGGGCACTGCTCCACACACGCACCACAGGTGGTGCAGCTCCACAACACCTCGGGATCGATGATGCCGTTGGCCTCGGCGTCACCGACCAGCGGCCGCTCGGCCTCCGCCCGCGCCGACGCGGGGATCTTGGCCAGCTTGGCCTCGTCGGGATTGCCCTCGGCGTCGACCAGGCCGATCTCGTCGCCACCCATGTCCTTGCGGCCACCGGCGAGCAGATAGGGCGCCTTGGCGTAGCCGTGATCACGCAGCGACATGATCAACAGCTTGGGCGAGAGCGGCTTACCGGTGTTCCAGGCCGGGCATTGCGACTGGCAACGACCGCACTCGGTGCAGGTCGTGAAATCCAGAATGCCCTTCCAGGTGAAGTCCTCGAACTTGCCCGCACCGAAGGTGTCGGTGTCCGGATCGGCGGTCTCCATGTCGACGGGCTTGCCCTTCGACATCATCGGACGCGCCGCGCCCAACGCGACTCCACCGTCCTCTTCCCGCTTGAAATAGATGTTCGGGAACGCCGAGAAACGGTGCCAGGCGACACCCCAGGTGATGTTGCGACCGACCAGGTACAGGAACACCATGCCGGACATCAGCTTGATGAAGGCGAAGATCGACACCAGGGTGGGGCTGGCGGGCAGCAGCTTGGCCACCTGCATGGTGAAGAAGTCGGTGGCCGCGTTGGCGTGACCGTAGGTCGCGATCTTGCCCGCCTTGACGAAGATCATGCCGAGGCCCTCGAGCAGCACGATGGTCTCGATGACGTAGGCCGGGCCGAACTTCGATCCGCTGAAGCGGGACAGGCGCTCGGGATCGCGCGGGTGATTGCGCTGCCGGATGAAGATCAGCGTCAGGATGCCGACGACGGTGCCGATGCCGAGGATCTCGTCCCAGAGGTGGTAGGCGGCCGTGTTGCCGATGATCGGCCAGTGGAAGGCCGGATCGAAGGTCTGGCCGTAGGCCTCGAACCAGAGGATCGCGCCGCCCATGAAGCCGATCATCACCAGCCAGTGGGCCCAGCCGACGGTCCGGAATTTGTTCATCCGCGTATGCGCGAGGAACTCCACGACCATCTGCTTGAAACGGGGGACGATCGGTCGCCAGCGGTCCGGCGCCGGTTGGCCCACCATGATGGTGCGGGCGATATCGCGGACGCCGCCGAAGAACGACGCCCAACACAGGAGGCTGAGCGCCGCCCCAATCGTGCCCAGCGTCACTGTCAGGGCATTCATGTCGCGACCTTTCTTTAGAGGCAACACGAGCGAGCTGGCCGACGTGCGCCGACCGGTTGGCTCGTATCGTAACCGCCGGTAAGTTACCCACCGGTAACTTGTACGGTCCATCGTACGATCTGTTGTTGACTCAAAACCCCGCGTGCAGGCACTTGACCCTGAAATGACCTGTGATGAATGTCACATTATGAGCTGTTCCAGCTGCGAGTTCGGACGCTGTTCACCGTAAAACAGCGAGCTGGCGGACCATGTGGTAAGGACAGGCTTACTCGGGGATTTCGTGGGGAATATCGCATTCGCGCGTGCGTTCGGCTACGCTCACGTGCGATCTGTTTGCTGTGCCGGCTTCACGCTGCTCGGGGAGAATCCGAAGGGCCCGACCACCTTTCGGATCGAGTGAGCTCTCGCGCGGGACGACGGCCATTGCGAACACAGCCCGAGGATGGATTGGACACTGAATTGAATCTCCGCAGAAGCGCCATTGCCGCTGCGTTGGTCATCGGCGCGATGACTGTGGGTGCGGGCGCTGTGCACGCCGAACCGGCGCCCGCGGCTCCCGAGCCCATCGACTACTCGGTCAAGCTGGTCGACAAGACGATCGTCACGACGCTGCGTGGGGGGACCTTCTCGCTGGTCGAGAAGGAAGAGGACAGCGCGGCCGTCGACGCGGCAACCGACCAGGCCGCCAAGCCCGAGGCGATCGATGTCGCCGAGATCAAGGACGCCAGCGGTAACACGGTGCTCGAGCTGCCGCTCGTGTTCAACGTGCTCGGCACCGAGATTCCGGTGAAGCCGGAGCTGAAGAACGACGGCACCGTTCTCGAGATCACTCCCGAGAAGCCCGCCGGCCTGAACCTGGACAAGCCGGTCGCAGTGAAGCCCGTCGCTTCGGCCGTCGAAAACCAGCGTGCGCAGAACGACTTCGCCAGCAAGTTCGGCATCGGCACCGCGATCGGCGGCTTCGTCGGGACCGCGATCGGCGCCGTGATCGGTTGCGTCGTGACCATTCCGGCGGGCTGCCTGCCGGGCCTGATCACCGGCGCGAGCGTCGGTGGCATTCTCGGCACCGTCGCCGTCGGCGGACCGACCCTGGTCGCCGCGGGCATCGAGCTGATCAACACCCTGCAGGCGCCCGAGGGCACCACGCAGTGGGCCGACAAGCCCAAGGAGGCGCAGGCGACCAAGTAGTCGCCCCGATTCCCGCGAACGGCCCGCTCTTCGGAGCGGGCCGTTCGTCGTTTCGGGATTCCTCAGTCGGCCAAGACCATTCGGCCGGTGAACGACACCGCGCCCAGTGGGCGGCCGAAGGTGGTGAAGGATCGCTCGACCATGTCGAAGCTGCCGTCCTCGCGGACGAGCAGGACGGTGCTCGCGCGGGTGCCGTGCTGGTCGTTGGCGATGAAACGGGCCGAGAGCGCCCGTTCCATCGCCAGCGGGACGCCGGTGTGCGGCAGCAGGTCGTCGGGCGCCTCGGTGCGGTCGGCGAGGATGTCGAAGTAGCGGTCGACAGCGCCCGGATCGGATTCGACCACCTTGCGCAGTTCGGTGAGACCGTTGCCGACCTTGGGCCAGACGGGCTGCGGCGCAACGAGTTCGGCGTCCGGGCCGGGGCCTGCCGAGGTGACGAAGGTGCCGTTGGACAGGCCGTGGAAGCCGGGTGTCAACTCGTGCGGTGGCCGGGTACTGCGGTTGGAGTGCCACCACAGTGTGCTCAGGTCGGAGACGAGCACGTTGTAGCCGTTGTAGTCGTCGGGGGCGGCGGCGACCTCGGCCAGATAGCGGGCGGGGCCGGGGAAGTCGGGCTCGGGCGCACGGTCGCTCGCGCCGCGCAGGAAGTCCATCAGCAGCGCGCCGCGGGAGCGGGCATCGGCCCGCTGGTCGTCGGGGTTGCGCACATTGGTGACGGCGGCGAAGCGGCTGTGCGGGCCGATCGCGGCCAGGCCGAGCCAGGTGCCGGGGGGAGCGCCGGGCTCGCGGCGCTCGGCGCCCAGATCGCGCCCGGCGAGGAGGCCGGGCACCTCCGGCCACCAGCGGGCAGGTTCGGCGGGACGGGTGTAGAACTCGTCGCGGTTGGCCGCCACGATCAACCGATAGTCCGGATGGGCACGCCAACCGAGCAACACCAAACACATGCTCCCAGGATGCCGGACCGCTCGCGGCCCCGGAATCGGTTCCACCCCGGCCGCGGGGCCAGTGGCAGTGCATGGGCGGCCCGGGACAGCGGAAAGGCCGCCCGCGCGAACGCGGGCGGCCTTTCCGGGCTCCTGTCGGCCGGACTCCTAGGTGGTGCGGATGCGCAGCCCCGGGTTGTCCGAGAGCACCACGCTGACCGGCTGCGCGAACAGCTGCGGCGCGTTGCCGGTGAGGGCGCCGATCAGGTTGGGGATCGCGCACATCGGGTAGTCGGCCACCGACGAGGCGCTGGAGATGCCCAGCGCCATCCGGCCGGTCACGATCGGGCCACCGCTGTCGCCGGGCAGCGCGCAGATGTTGGCGGAGAAGCTCTGGGTGAGTTCCCGCTCGCCGACCTGCACGGTCTGGTCGACGGCGTTGACGATGCCGCAGCTGAACCCGGTGCGCGAGCCGGACTTGCAGACCGGGGCGCCGACCACCGGGGTGGCCACGCCCTCGATGCGCACCGGCGCCGCACCGGGCACCCGCACGACGTTGTTGGCGAAGCGGCCGGTCACCGCGTCGTCGATCTTGATGATCGAGTAGTCCTGCGAGCCGAGCACCGACTTCTGGAACACGCCGAGGCGGCCGCCGTTGCGCTCGCCGGACAGCAGCTCGTGCACGGCCGCGGCGTTCGGGGTGCCCGCCGAGGCGACGTCGGGGTTGCAGTGACCGGCGGAGATGTTCACCACCGCGCCGGAACGGTCGGTGCCGTTGAAGCCGAAGGAGCAGCGCAGCTGACCCTCGCCACCGACGGAGGTGTAGCCGTCACCACCCGCGAGTTCGCCGCGGGCGAGTTCGTCGGCGATCGCGCCCGCCTGGGGCACCGGCTCGCCCGCCGCGGGCGGCGTCATCACGATGACCCGCGAGGGGTCGACGAAGCTGGGCATCGGCACGCCGGGCTGGTCGACCCGCACGGCGATGCTGTTGTTGACGGTGTCGATCACCACGCCACGGATCAGCGCCGACACCGCTTCGGGCTGGGTCTCCAGCCAGCGCTCGAACGCGGTCTTCTCCCCGCGCAGGGTCGCCTCGCTCTTGGCGACGTTGCGAACCTCGAACCCGGCGGATTCGGCGGCCGCACGGGCCTCCTCGGCGCCGGGGCCCTGCGCCAGCGCGACGATCGCCTTGCCCGCGTCGTCCAGCCACGACCCACCGAACACCTGCGGGTACTGCCGCTGCGCGGTGGTCGCGAAGGCCGCGACCTGCTGGGCCAGGTCGGCGCGGCGCAGGTATTCCTCGGGCGAGAGCTTCAGGTCCCGGTTCAGCGCCTCCACCAGCTGCGCGGGCAGATCGGTGGCGGGCGCGGGCTCGGCGTTCGCCACGGCCGCTGTCGGGCCGAACAGCAGAATCGCCGCCGAGGCGGCGATCACCGACTTGCGGAACCGGGTCTGTCGCGCAGCTGGTCTGGATCGACCTATCCGTGGCAGGAGCATGACCAGACTATATGGGGTTCGGGCCGGTATTCCCACTCAACCGGATGGTCTGCTTTCAGCCGGCGTGCCCGCCCGTGCGCACCTGGATTCCGCTGCCGACACCGCCGCCCGAGGTCGCGTCGATATCGGCGAGGATGGCGCGGATCGGGATGCCGAGGGTGGCCGTGCCGCCGTAGGGTGCGAGCGCGACATTGGCCTCGTTGCAGTTGGGGGCGTCGGCGGCGTTGGAGCCGCTGGTGATGCCGAGCGCCAGCGTGCCCGACACGATCGCGCCGCCGCTGTCACCGCCGAGGGTGCAGGCCGAGCTGGCGAAACCGCGGATGGTCCGGCTCTCGCCGTTGGCCGTGTACAGCTGGGTCTCCACCCGGTCGGCGACCACGAAGCCGCAGGTGAAGGTGGAGGACTGGCCGGACTTGCAGACGGGCGCCCCGGTGATCGGGTCGGCGACACCGGTGATGGTGAGGGTGGTGCCGTTGGCGCCGCGCACGATCGGCCGGTCCATGCCGCCGCGCACGGCCCGCTCGTTGAGCTGGATGACCGAGTAGTCCAGCGCGCTCGGCCCGCCGAGCTCGGCGCGCACGAAGGAGCCCAGCTCGGGGCTGTTCGCGATGTCCTGGACGTTGGGCAGGTACACCGAGGCCCGCTCGTCGGATTTGTCGATGTTGGGGTCGCAGTGGCCCGCGCTGATGTTGAGCGCGTTGCCCGCCGCGTCGACGCTGTTGAACCCGAACGAGCAGACGTCGACGCCGCGCAGCGACTCGTCCTGCAGGCTGGTGGGTGCGCTGATGTAGGTGTCGCCGCCCATCGGCCGCCGTTCCACCGGGCCGCCGCTGTCGGGGGAGAGGATGACCTTGATGTTGGCGATCAGGGTCGGCAGGTTCAGCATGTGCCCGGCCGGGGTGTTGGCGACGCTGACGATCAGCTGGCTGTTCAAGAAGTCGATGGCCACCGAGTTGACCGCCTGCGACAGTTCGCGCGGCAGCGAGTTCATCCAGTGGGCGAGCTGGGTCAGCGAGCTCTCCAGGCTGTCGGCCGAGACCGGCGCCAGGTGGGTCTGGTAGCCGTCGGCGGCCGCGATCCGGGCGGCGTCGGCCGAGGTGACCGCGACGACCGGCTTGCCGTCGGCACCCATCCACGCCCCGGCGAAGTCGTCCGGCCGTTCGGCGCGGAAGTCCTGGGCGTAGTCGCGCAACTGCTGGGCGCGGGCGGCGCGATCGAGGTACTCGGTCGGGGTCATCTTCAGATCCCGCGCGATGGCTTCGACGAGTTCGGCGGGCAGGCTGTCGGCGCTGAGCTGCCCCGGAACGGGGTCCGCGGTCGCGGTGCCGGACAAGGGGGCCAGGAGAACGGTCGCGGCGACTCCGAGGGAAGCTGCCGTGACCGCGGCGCGACGCGCCACCAACTTGCGCATGAAGTCCCTTCGTCGGCACGCGGGCGTGCCAGGTGAATCCGTGCCCCAGCGGCGGCGAATCCGTTGGCGCACAGTCGTGGTCCAGCTCGACCGGGAGTCGGCGTGACGGCGACTACAACGGTCAGCGACACACTCTAAGGCACGAACCCCGGTCGGTGTTCAGTGAACTGTCTCAGCGGTCCTGCCGCCAGTCCTCGGGGTCGAACGGCACGAAGGGGTTGCGCCGGGTGGTCGTGGTCGGCTTGCTCCGGGTCGTGGTGGTCGGTTCCGGGGTGGTGGTGACCGGCGGCGCGGTGGTCGGCTCCGGGGTCGGTTCGGGTGTCGCCGGTTCCGGTTCCGGTGCCGGGGGCGGTGCGGGCGCCGGGGCGGGCACGAGGGTGACCGGCGGCTGCGTGGTCGGCGGGGGTGGCGGGGCCACCACGGTCGTCGAGGTGTCGGACCTGGCGTCGGGCAGGGTCGGCGGGGCGGGGGAGTCCTCGCCCCGGAACAGCAGCGCGACGCCGACACCGCCGAGTGCCAACCCGATCAACGCCGCCGCGGCGATCAGTATCGGGATCCGTCTGCTCGGGGTGGGCGCGGCGGTGGCGGCGGTCGGCGGCGCCGCGACGGTCTGCGGTCCGGCCATCACCTCGGTGGCGGCGGGGGCGGGCGGTGCGGCGTCGGCGGCGGGCATCGCGGCCGAATACGCCTGCGGTGTGGGTTGCGGGGCGGGCACCGCGGGGATCACGTCGGTGACCACCGTGGAGTTCTCCGCCGATCCCGGATCGGGCGGTGCGGCGCCCGCGGGCGTGGACAGCACCGCGGCCAGTGCCGCGCGGGCGGCGTCGTAGGCGAAGGCCTTGCCCGGTTCGGCGGTGTCGACCGCGGGCAGGTCGGCCTCGCTGACCAGCACCACCGACCGCAACCCGAGATAGTCCAGCGCCTCGCGCAGGGCCTGCACCAGCGGTGCGGGCCAGGTGCCCGGATGGGTGGCGTAGAACTCGGCGGCCCCGCTGAGGTGCTCGGTAGTGAGGTTGATCAGGCAGAACAGCGCGGTGGCGACCAGGTCCTCGGCGCGGTAGGCCTCGCCGTCGTCGACCGGGATGCCGGCCGGGTCGCCGACCTTCGCGACGAAGCCGGTGATCGAGTGCGAATGGCCTTCGGGAGCCTCGCCGCCCAGCACGGTGTCGCCGTCGTCGGACATGTGCAGCACACAGTCGCGCTCGACGTAGTGCAGGTCGCCACCGTCGGTGACGACCGCGGCGGTGCAGCCGTCGTCGGCGATTCGCAGGCCCACCCCTGTGGCCATCACATTCCTCGCTTCGGCATAGATCGGCGCGCGCCGAGCGATCACACGAGCAGTGAGCCGTGTCCCATGGCGCGGAGCATCGACAATAACTCCGAGCGGGACCCGGCACCGATCCGACGCCGGATCCGGGCCACGTGGTGCTCGACCGTCTTCGCCGAGATGTAGAGCCGGGCGCCGATCTCGCGATAGGTCAGGCCGAGCAGGACCAACTCGGCCACCTCGCGCTCGCGATCGCTGAGGACCGCGGTCGGCTCCGCGGCGGGCGCGGTGTCCGGCGCCTGCGCGCGCGGGGCGGGGGCGGGGGTGCCGGGCTCGGGCGGGCGCGCCTCGGCGCGGACCGTGCGGGCCAGCTTGAGCAGGGCGGTCGCGGTGGCCGAGTCGGCGGCGGCCAGAGCGGCCTCGCTGGCCAGCCGCGCGGCGTCCCAGAACAGGCCGAGTTCGCGCAGGCCCGCCACGGCGGTGGTCACCGGTTGCGCGGCCACCTCGCCGCGCAGCACCAGCACCCAGGTGCGGCCCGCGTCGGCGAGGACGGCGGCGTGCCGGTCGCCCGCCTCGGCGGCGTCCTTGAGCAGCCGGGCGGGTGGCAGCAGTTCGTCGGGACTCTCGTGGGCGATGGCGGCCTGCACCCCGTACCAGTGGAAGGCGTTGGCCCAGGCGGGCGGCTGGCCGAGGCGGCGCAGCAGCGCCAGGGTCGCGTCCACCAGCGGCTGGACGCGGCGTTCGTCGCGCAGCCGGATGCCCGCCAGCCACAGCTCGCCGATCGGCAGCGCGGTCAGCAGATCGGCGTCGACCTCGTCGAAGATCGGATAGGCCGCCTGCCAGGCCTTCGTGAGCGCCGCGTGGTCGCCGCCGCGGCGGGCCAGGCCGACCGCGGCGCCGTGGGCGAGCAGCCGATCGCGCCGGTCCAGGGTCGCCAGGTCGAGGGCGGCGAGGGTGGTCGCCGCGGCCTGCTCGTCGCCGCCGAGCATGGCGGTCCACGCGGTGAGCACCGACAGGTGCGGCGAGCGCAGGCCTGCGGCGTTCGCGCGGCGGATGGCATCGCCCGCGCGGCGCGGCTGCCCGGTGCTCAGGCACAGCAGCGTCGCGGGGCCCACAGCGGTGCAGGGCAGGAAGCGGTCGATGGTGGCGTCGCCGTGGGCCGTCTGGATCAGCGCGGCGATCGCGGCGGCGGTGCCGGATTCGGTGCCGCGCAAGCTGTCTTCGAGAGCGCACGCGATCGCCCTGGTGTGCTCGCCTGCTTCCGTGGGCGGCCATTGCTCGGCGGTGGCCGAGAGTTCCCGCGCGCCGTCGAGGTCGCCCGCCAGCGCCAGTACCGTCGCGCCCACGGACCAGTCCGCGCCGACGCGATGCGCGCCCAGCCAGCGGTACAACTGCGCGGCCCGTCCGACGAGTCCGCGCCGGGTCAGCACGCCCGCGCAGATCCGCACGACCGTGGCGAGCTCACCGACGCCGACGCCGGGACGCGCGAGCACCGGTTCGGCCAGCCGCATGGCGGTGTCGCCGTCACCCGCGCGGGCGGCGGCCTCGGCCCAGCGCAGGCCGATGGTGTCGACCTGCGCGCCGGCCGCGGCCGCGGCGGCGTAGTAGCGCACGGCGTCGGTGCCGTTGTGTTCGGCTGCCGCGGCGAGGAATTCGGCCAGCCGGGTGTCGCGGACGCCGGATTCGGCCAGCATCAGCGCGGTGTGGTCGCGCAGCAGCCCGGCCTCGAGCCGGGCGTTGAGCAGACGGCGCTGCACGGCCACGAACCGGCGATCGCCGAGCATGGTCCGCAACGGCGCGACGGCCGGTTCGAGCAGCAGGTCGGCGTCGGTG
This sequence is a window from Nocardia farcinica. Protein-coding genes within it:
- a CDS encoding NRDE family protein; protein product: MCLVLLGWRAHPDYRLIVAANRDEFYTRPAEPARWWPEVPGLLAGRDLGAERREPGAPPGTWLGLAAIGPHSRFAAVTNVRNPDDQRADARSRGALLMDFLRGASDRAPEPDFPGPARYLAEVAAAPDDYNGYNVLVSDLSTLWWHSNRSTRPPHELTPGFHGLSNGTFVTSAGPGPDAELVAPQPVWPKVGNGLTELRKVVESDPGAVDRYFDILADRTEAPDDLLPHTGVPLAMERALSARFIANDQHGTRASTVLLVREDGSFDMVERSFTTFGRPLGAVSFTGRMVLAD
- a CDS encoding (Fe-S)-binding protein; this translates as MNALTVTLGTIGAALSLLCWASFFGGVRDIARTIMVGQPAPDRWRPIVPRFKQMVVEFLAHTRMNKFRTVGWAHWLVMIGFMGGAILWFEAYGQTFDPAFHWPIIGNTAAYHLWDEILGIGTVVGILTLIFIRQRNHPRDPERLSRFSGSKFGPAYVIETIVLLEGLGMIFVKAGKIATYGHANAATDFFTMQVAKLLPASPTLVSIFAFIKLMSGMVFLYLVGRNITWGVAWHRFSAFPNIYFKREEDGGVALGAARPMMSKGKPVDMETADPDTDTFGAGKFEDFTWKGILDFTTCTECGRCQSQCPAWNTGKPLSPKLLIMSLRDHGYAKAPYLLAGGRKDMGGDEIGLVDAEGNPDEAKLAKIPASARAEAERPLVGDAEANGIIDPEVLWSCTTCGACVEQCPVDIEHVDHIIDMRRYQVLIESEFPSELAGLFKNLENKGNPWGQNAKDRLNWINEVDFDIPVYGRDADSFDGYEYLFWVGCAGAYEDRAKKTTKAVAELLAAAGVKFMVLGQEETCTGDSARRAGNEFLFQQLAQQNIELLNTVFEGVEDRKKKIVVTCAHCFNALNNEYPQVGGTYEVVHHTQLLNRLVRQKKLVPVAPVSQNVTYHDPCYLGRHNKVYNAPRELMAASGSTLVEMPRHGERSMCCGAGGARMWMEEQLGKRINIDRVDEALSTSPAKIATGCPFCRVMLNDGVTARQENGEGEGVEVVDVAQLMLDAIERVEPAKLSENLVVIQEPKTEAEPEPEPVAQAPAAEAAAPAAKAAPAGGGLAMKGGGKAPGGGGLAMKGPAKAPGGKAAAADGEAAPAKGLGMKGGAKAPGGGLGMKGGAKAPGAKTSEQPAESPAEASTASEAAPVKGLAMKGPAKAPGGKGLAMKGAAKAPGAKAESAPAADTAAGEAAEAPAAPPVKGLGMKGGAKAPGGKGLAMKGAAKAPGAKASAPAAESAPAAESAPESTTEAAAAEAASAPVETKPSIPAKGLAMKSGFKRPGAKAPGAKPATAPAEAASAEAAEPGLAEESAAPESPAAETSATTSATESNGKPAESTDNGADRPAPPTAKPGGLGFKAGAKAPGRKN
- a CDS encoding LuxR C-terminal-related transcriptional regulator, whose product is MVEIAFDTLPCARDLLRELDTVDQEPIIYLIRGRSGTGKSTMLTLIRSRLKARGIPFRDHATATDDTSAALIVDNATTLSATELDALCAAVDSGARTVVVATQPRPHDQRLRALTDAVARRGRVLDLRPLGTADILPFARELGMMVPRPVAQHIHQQTGGIRGGVVAALTAACSARLDAGIRAVDEAVAGWARAQLEDLDPDLLETLAVATTGTGLDASELTDVLGVEPDAAHALIDRARASALITDADLLLEPAVAPLRTMLGDRRFVAVQRRLLNARLEAGLLRDHTALMLAESGVRDTRLAEFLAAAAEHNGTDAVRYYAAAAAAGAQVDTIGLRWAEAAARAGDGDTAMRLAEPVLARPGVGVGELATVVRICAGVLTRRGLVGRAAQLYRWLGAHRVGADWSVGATVLALAGDLDGARELSATAEQWPPTEAGEHTRAIACALEDSLRGTESGTAAAIAALIQTAHGDATIDRFLPCTAVGPATLLCLSTGQPRRAGDAIRRANAAGLRSPHLSVLTAWTAMLGGDEQAAATTLAALDLATLDRRDRLLAHGAAVGLARRGGDHAALTKAWQAAYPIFDEVDADLLTALPIGELWLAGIRLRDERRVQPLVDATLALLRRLGQPPAWANAFHWYGVQAAIAHESPDELLPPARLLKDAAEAGDRHAAVLADAGRTWVLVLRGEVAAQPVTTAVAGLRELGLFWDAARLASEAALAAADSATATALLKLARTVRAEARPPEPGTPAPAPRAQAPDTAPAAEPTAVLSDREREVAELVLLGLTYREIGARLYISAKTVEHHVARIRRRIGAGSRSELLSMLRAMGHGSLLV
- a CDS encoding S1 family peptidase; its protein translation is MLLPRIGRSRPAARQTRFRKSVIAASAAILLFGPTAAVANAEPAPATDLPAQLVEALNRDLKLSPEEYLRRADLAQQVAAFATTAQRQYPQVFGGSWLDDAGKAIVALAQGPGAEEARAAAESAGFEVRNVAKSEATLRGEKTAFERWLETQPEAVSALIRGVVIDTVNNSIAVRVDQPGVPMPSFVDPSRVIVMTPPAAGEPVPQAGAIADELARGELAGGDGYTSVGGEGQLRCSFGFNGTDRSGAVVNISAGHCNPDVASAGTPNAAAVHELLSGERNGGRLGVFQKSVLGSQDYSIIKIDDAVTGRFANNVVRVPGAAPVRIEGVATPVVGAPVCKSGSRTGFSCGIVNAVDQTVQVGERELTQSFSANICALPGDSGGPIVTGRMALGISSASSVADYPMCAIPNLIGALTGNAPQLFAQPVSVVLSDNPGLRIRTT
- a CDS encoding S1 family peptidase, with the protein product MRKLVARRAAVTAASLGVAATVLLAPLSGTATADPVPGQLSADSLPAELVEAIARDLKMTPTEYLDRAARAQQLRDYAQDFRAERPDDFAGAWMGADGKPVVAVTSADAARIAAADGYQTHLAPVSADSLESSLTQLAHWMNSLPRELSQAVNSVAIDFLNSQLIVSVANTPAGHMLNLPTLIANIKVILSPDSGGPVERRPMGGDTYISAPTSLQDESLRGVDVCSFGFNSVDAAGNALNISAGHCDPNIDKSDERASVYLPNVQDIANSPELGSFVRAELGGPSALDYSVIQLNERAVRGGMDRPIVRGANGTTLTITGVADPITGAPVCKSGQSSTFTCGFVVADRVETQLYTANGESRTIRGFASSACTLGGDSGGAIVSGTLALGITSGSNAADAPNCNEANVALAPYGGTATLGIPIRAILADIDATSGGGVGSGIQVRTGGHAG